The Sorangiineae bacterium MSr11367 genome window below encodes:
- a CDS encoding AAA family ATPase: protein MVEAGLTRSLDELLSKPGAFPGYTLDEVVHRGSKCTVARARRARDDCRVVLKIVTDADPDCRPFAVLRHERAVANRVASDGIVRALGLEQWSGRVALVLEDFGGISLREYLDRDGKLLPEVFLDIAGQLCTALVEIHQHGIIHKDLKPDNMLINPAGVVKIADFSIASILSNEVIPQGHAGAAVPTSARELEGTLPYMAPEQTGRMNRGIDQRADLYSLGITFYELLAGHRPFRQRDALELVHAHIATAPVPLHELDPGVPRALSIVVDKLLAKNPEDRYQSAVGLGADIAECGRQLRERGRIADDFVPGTKDHPDTLQLPQKLYGREVEIRTLVEAFERASEGKAQLLLVSGTAGVGKSALVNEVHKELTRRRGHFISGKFDQLTRNTPFAPVAQAVRELVRQILSEDPDSLALWKETLEGAMAGNGGVLTDLIPELTLVIGPQPPMQELGAAEAQNRFTLVFQNFIRVFAAAKHPLVIFLDDLQWVDPASLKLLQLLLTDPRSGHLLLIGAYRDNEVPPTHPLALAIGEVRHHGAAVSEVSLGPLDRANVSKLVFDALSSDSKETANLAAYLFAKTHGNPFFVNQFLRSLRKEKLLTRDASTGRWTWDLEGIERARVTDNVVEFMAARLRQLAPETQAILRLAACIGHQFDVRTLSVIREASIGDTADALWEALREGFVLPLSADYRFLHAPDSGHADPAVSTGSAFHVGYKFLHDRVQQAAYSLIEDAQKQEVHLRIGRLLLAKCTTGGIPRDEELFDVVNHLNVGASCIDGRDERLRLARLNLLAGRKAKAATAYDAAADYLRTGMWLLEKSSTSNGSPPTCSHSPTSPPEAGGWNTDYELAFGLHLARAECEHLTGRFGQAERLFDVISSRVKTDRERAQVQNLRMVLCLTLGKYAEAVAAGRAGLKLFGIDLPEDPDELRATLDAELAQVDATLDGRPIADLIDAPALTDPRMQTIGSLMSTVTPAAYFVNPTLFGLLGAKQVNLALRHGHTNVSAYGYVAYGMFLTGVLGRHREAYQFGVLGLALNDKFANAELTCKVNVLFTAFMNFFGMPLRTGHQPLSRAYAAGMQTGDFVYLSYACDQMLFIRLGAGDELAMVHEEIDKYLELMHRTKHTLSIELQKIMLQMVKNLRGLTKGRYTLSDAGFEEAGYVERLLASGLGFAASWYYVVKLQLLYLHGDYAGAFAVGLEAQKRIGTGGVYFATELPFYLGLTCTALHDAAADDERELQRTMLGPIGAKLKLYAEECPENFRHKHLMVAAEMTRIQGRDEDARRLYERAIVAAQDAGFVHHEAMAGELLAKFHLAQGRRTEAARALDQARRAYKRWGATAKVDDLEDMR, encoded by the coding sequence GTGGTCGAGGCGGGGTTGACGCGGTCTTTGGACGAGCTCCTAAGCAAACCCGGGGCGTTCCCGGGCTATACCTTGGACGAGGTGGTGCACCGCGGGTCGAAGTGCACCGTCGCACGCGCCCGGCGCGCGCGGGATGACTGCCGCGTGGTCCTCAAGATCGTGACCGACGCCGATCCGGACTGCCGTCCCTTCGCCGTATTGCGCCACGAGCGGGCCGTCGCCAACCGCGTGGCGAGCGATGGCATCGTGCGCGCGCTCGGGCTGGAGCAATGGAGCGGGCGCGTTGCCCTGGTGCTCGAGGACTTCGGCGGCATCTCCCTGCGGGAGTACCTCGATCGGGACGGCAAGCTGTTGCCCGAGGTCTTTCTCGACATTGCCGGTCAGCTCTGCACGGCGCTGGTCGAGATCCACCAGCACGGCATCATTCACAAGGATTTGAAGCCGGACAATATGCTCATCAACCCCGCGGGGGTGGTGAAGATCGCCGACTTCTCCATCGCATCCATTCTGTCGAACGAGGTGATCCCCCAAGGGCACGCGGGCGCCGCCGTGCCCACGAGCGCGCGCGAGCTGGAGGGGACGCTCCCGTACATGGCCCCGGAACAGACGGGCCGCATGAACCGGGGCATCGACCAGCGCGCCGATCTCTATTCGCTGGGCATCACGTTTTACGAGCTGCTCGCCGGCCATCGGCCCTTCCGGCAGCGCGATGCGTTGGAGCTCGTGCACGCGCACATCGCCACGGCACCGGTGCCGCTGCACGAACTCGACCCCGGCGTACCGCGGGCGCTCTCCATCGTCGTCGACAAGCTGCTCGCGAAGAACCCCGAGGACCGCTACCAGAGCGCGGTCGGTCTGGGCGCGGACATCGCCGAGTGCGGGCGGCAGCTGCGCGAACGCGGGCGCATCGCCGACGACTTCGTCCCCGGCACGAAGGATCACCCCGATACGCTGCAGCTCCCGCAGAAGCTCTACGGGCGCGAAGTGGAGATCCGAACCCTGGTCGAGGCGTTCGAGCGCGCCTCGGAGGGGAAAGCGCAGCTTCTCCTGGTGTCCGGCACAGCGGGCGTGGGCAAGTCGGCGCTGGTGAACGAGGTGCACAAGGAGCTGACCCGCCGGCGCGGGCACTTCATCTCGGGCAAGTTCGACCAGCTCACGCGAAACACGCCGTTTGCCCCGGTCGCGCAGGCGGTGCGCGAGCTGGTGCGCCAGATCCTCTCCGAGGATCCCGACTCGCTGGCGCTCTGGAAAGAGACACTCGAAGGCGCGATGGCCGGCAACGGCGGGGTGCTGACCGACCTCATCCCCGAGCTGACCCTGGTGATCGGGCCGCAGCCTCCAATGCAGGAGCTGGGCGCAGCCGAGGCGCAGAATCGCTTCACCCTCGTCTTTCAGAACTTCATCCGCGTCTTTGCGGCGGCGAAGCACCCGCTGGTGATCTTTCTGGACGACCTGCAGTGGGTCGATCCGGCGTCGCTCAAGCTTTTGCAGCTGCTGCTGACCGATCCCCGCAGCGGGCACTTGCTGCTGATCGGGGCCTACCGCGACAACGAGGTGCCGCCGACGCACCCGCTGGCCCTGGCCATCGGCGAGGTGCGGCATCACGGCGCGGCGGTCTCCGAGGTGAGCCTCGGGCCGCTCGATCGCGCCAACGTGAGCAAGCTCGTCTTCGATGCGCTCAGCAGCGACTCGAAGGAGACGGCGAACCTCGCGGCGTATCTTTTTGCGAAGACGCACGGGAATCCGTTCTTCGTGAATCAATTTTTGCGGAGCCTGCGCAAGGAAAAGCTGCTCACGCGCGATGCCTCGACCGGCCGCTGGACGTGGGACCTCGAGGGCATCGAGCGCGCGCGCGTCACCGACAACGTGGTCGAGTTCATGGCGGCGCGTCTGCGGCAGCTCGCGCCCGAGACGCAGGCCATTCTGCGGTTGGCTGCGTGCATCGGTCACCAGTTCGACGTGCGCACCCTGTCCGTGATCCGCGAGGCATCGATTGGCGATACGGCGGATGCTCTGTGGGAGGCGCTGCGCGAGGGCTTCGTGCTGCCCCTCAGCGCGGATTACCGCTTTCTGCATGCGCCGGACAGCGGCCACGCGGATCCCGCGGTGTCGACGGGATCGGCATTTCATGTAGGGTACAAGTTTTTGCACGACCGGGTGCAGCAGGCGGCCTACTCGCTCATCGAGGATGCGCAGAAGCAGGAGGTGCACCTGCGCATCGGGCGGCTTCTCCTGGCCAAGTGCACCACGGGCGGCATTCCGCGCGACGAGGAACTGTTCGACGTGGTGAACCACTTGAACGTGGGCGCCTCGTGCATCGACGGCCGCGACGAGCGCCTTCGCCTGGCGCGCCTCAATTTGCTGGCAGGACGCAAGGCCAAGGCGGCCACCGCGTACGATGCCGCGGCGGATTATTTGCGCACGGGGATGTGGCTTCTGGAGAAGTCCTCTACCTCGAACGGCTCCCCCCCCACGTGCTCACATTCTCCAACGTCCCCCCCCGAGGCGGGGGGATGGAACACCGACTACGAGCTGGCCTTCGGACTGCACCTGGCACGCGCCGAATGCGAGCATTTGACCGGGCGCTTCGGGCAAGCGGAGCGGCTCTTCGACGTCATCTCGTCGCGGGTGAAGACGGATCGCGAGCGGGCGCAGGTTCAGAATCTGCGCATGGTGCTGTGCCTCACCCTGGGCAAGTACGCCGAGGCGGTGGCGGCGGGCCGTGCGGGGCTGAAGCTGTTCGGCATCGACCTGCCCGAAGACCCCGACGAACTGCGCGCCACGCTCGATGCGGAGCTGGCCCAGGTGGATGCGACGCTCGACGGGCGCCCCATCGCGGACTTGATCGACGCCCCGGCGCTGACCGATCCGCGGATGCAGACGATTGGGTCGCTGATGTCCACCGTGACGCCGGCGGCGTACTTCGTGAATCCAACGCTGTTCGGGTTGCTGGGCGCGAAGCAGGTAAACCTGGCATTGCGCCACGGGCACACCAACGTGTCCGCGTACGGCTACGTCGCGTATGGGATGTTCCTGACCGGCGTACTCGGACGCCACCGCGAAGCGTACCAGTTCGGAGTGCTCGGGTTGGCGCTGAACGACAAGTTCGCCAACGCCGAACTCACGTGCAAGGTCAACGTGCTCTTCACGGCGTTCATGAACTTCTTCGGCATGCCGCTGCGAACGGGGCATCAGCCGCTGTCGCGCGCCTATGCGGCGGGCATGCAAACGGGTGACTTCGTTTACCTGTCGTACGCGTGCGACCAGATGCTCTTCATCCGCCTCGGCGCCGGCGACGAGCTTGCGATGGTGCACGAGGAGATCGATAAATACCTCGAGCTGATGCACCGCACGAAGCACACGCTGTCCATCGAGCTGCAGAAGATCATGCTGCAGATGGTGAAGAACCTGCGGGGTCTCACCAAGGGCCGCTACACCTTGAGCGATGCGGGCTTCGAAGAGGCCGGCTACGTGGAGCGGCTGCTCGCCTCGGGGCTCGGGTTCGCCGCGAGCTGGTACTACGTGGTGAAGCTGCAGCTGCTGTATCTGCACGGCGACTACGCGGGTGCGTTCGCCGTGGGGCTCGAGGCGCAGAAACGCATCGGGACCGGCGGTGTGTACTTCGCGACAGAGCTCCCGTTCTACCTCGGGCTGACGTGCACCGCCCTGCACGATGCCGCGGCGGACGACGAACGGGAGCTTCAGCGCACGATGCTCGGGCCGATCGGCGCGAAGTTGAAGCTCTATGCCGAGGAGTGCCCGGAGAATTTCCGGCACAAGCACCTCATGGTGGCGGCCGAGATGACGCGCATCCAGGGGCGCGACGAGGATGCGCGAAGGCTCTACGAGCGGGCCATCGTTGCGGCGCAAGATGCGGGCTTCGTGCACCACGAGGCGATGGCCGGCGAGCTCTTGGCCAAGTTCCATCTCGCGCAGGGACGGCGGACGGAGGCGGCGCGCGCCCTCGACCAGGCGCGGCGTGCTTACAAACGGTGGGGCGCCACCGCCAAGGTGGACGATCTCGAGGATATGCGATGA
- a CDS encoding class I SAM-dependent methyltransferase, translating into MNLRDTFETLTTPRVNGWNRSGVRAAESSILDVLQLRHDELVRRAPGEFTPFAVRFPNGEGRTYGSGAATSSIDVVNDAGRAALATLDDLAITEAYMNGDVDFGGDLLELLKYRPLLRDRRVLRYLWATYLRAAVLGQVRADIKGIGSHYDIDAEFFELWLDKDIRSYSHGFFERDDEAIEKGMVRKFQYAIDACGLKPGDRVLDIGGGWGSFLQYAGEQGLHVTSVTISDSSHRYMTNLIAQKGLHHCSAHKVHLFEFDTQDRFDGIVNLGVTEHLPNYRATLRQYANLLKPGRRVYLDAYSGDRFAMGSVVTKWVFEGNTSPLHLPTYLKEVAHTDFEVALLQDDTHNYYLTCKKWAENLDAVSEEIGRRWSPALHRRFRLYLYGCARAFLDGLLGAHRMILQHRPSLRTSRTRWGWRLSV; encoded by the coding sequence ATGAATCTGCGCGATACGTTCGAAACGCTCACGACCCCCAGAGTGAACGGCTGGAATCGTTCCGGCGTTCGGGCCGCGGAGTCGAGCATCCTCGATGTGCTTCAACTTCGGCACGACGAGCTCGTGCGGCGGGCGCCGGGCGAGTTCACTCCGTTCGCGGTCCGGTTCCCGAACGGGGAGGGGCGCACCTACGGGTCGGGGGCGGCCACTTCGTCCATCGACGTGGTCAACGACGCAGGCCGCGCCGCCCTGGCCACCCTCGACGATCTGGCGATCACCGAGGCGTACATGAACGGCGATGTCGATTTCGGCGGCGATCTGCTGGAGCTGCTCAAGTACCGGCCGCTCCTGCGCGACCGCCGCGTTCTGCGTTACCTCTGGGCGACGTACCTTCGTGCGGCCGTTCTCGGCCAGGTGCGCGCGGACATCAAGGGAATCGGCAGCCACTACGATATCGATGCGGAGTTTTTCGAGCTCTGGCTCGACAAAGACATCCGCAGCTATTCGCACGGGTTTTTCGAACGCGACGACGAGGCCATCGAGAAGGGCATGGTGCGCAAGTTCCAATATGCCATCGACGCCTGCGGTCTAAAGCCAGGCGACCGCGTATTGGACATCGGCGGCGGGTGGGGCTCTTTTTTGCAATACGCCGGTGAGCAGGGCCTGCACGTCACCTCGGTGACGATTTCCGATTCGTCCCATCGCTACATGACGAACCTGATCGCCCAGAAGGGACTGCATCATTGCAGTGCCCACAAGGTGCATCTCTTCGAATTCGATACCCAGGATCGGTTCGACGGCATCGTGAACCTCGGGGTCACCGAGCACCTTCCCAATTACCGCGCAACCTTGCGCCAATACGCCAATCTGTTGAAGCCCGGCCGCCGCGTCTACCTCGACGCCTATTCGGGCGACCGTTTCGCCATGGGTTCCGTGGTGACCAAGTGGGTTTTCGAAGGCAACACCTCTCCCCTTCATTTGCCCACCTACCTCAAAGAGGTCGCCCACACCGACTTCGAAGTCGCTCTTCTGCAAGACGACACGCACAACTACTATTTGACCTGCAAAAAGTGGGCAGAGAACCTCGACGCCGTTTCCGAAGAAATCGGGCGAAGATGGAGCCCCGCGCTCCACCGGCGATTTCGCTTGTACCTTTATGGTTGTGCGCGGGCCTTTCTCGACGGCCTGCTAGGTGCCCACCGCATGATCTTGCAGCACCGTCCCAGTCTGCGCACGAGCCGCACCCGGTGGGGCTGGCGGTTATCGGTTTAG
- a CDS encoding isovaleryl-CoA dehydrogenase: MTRKMDSGQERFQTHEVANVPPALVDYNLFTTDRVLSETTAREGAGWATADLTAFGEKLGRAESIELGFLANRNLPILHTHDRFGRRRDEVEYHPSWHELMSISVGQGLHASPWSDPKDGAHVARAAGLFMLVQVEAGVMCPTTTTYAAVPALRRQPELAAEWEPMILPRRYDPRFRPAKEKTGVLVSMGMTEKQGGTDLRTNASRAVPIGGGGPGGEYRIVGHKWFFSIPMCDAFLVTAQAPGGLSCFLMPRWTPDGAVNGLRLQRLKDKLGNRANASSEVEFQDAWARLVGEEGRGVVTIMEMVNYTRLDCAVGSAAQIRQAVAQAIHYASHRQVFQRALVEQPLMAQVLADLAIESEVATALVLRLARAFDRQNDEHETTLRRLITPAIKYWTTKRCPAIVTEALESFGGVGYIEECIMPRLYREAPLNSIWEGSGNVMCLDVRRALARSPESATALVTELRLARGSDARLDRAIAELEPKLRDADMAEAQGRTLVEQIVLALAGSLLVRFAPRAVADAFCGSRLAGKWTGAFGTLPAGVDVRAIVQRAAPYL, encoded by the coding sequence ATGACTCGTAAAATGGATTCCGGGCAAGAGCGCTTTCAGACCCACGAGGTGGCCAACGTGCCGCCGGCGCTCGTCGACTACAACCTGTTCACCACGGATCGTGTGCTGTCCGAGACGACGGCGCGTGAGGGTGCGGGGTGGGCGACGGCCGATCTCACGGCCTTCGGCGAGAAGCTGGGACGCGCGGAGAGCATCGAGCTCGGGTTTCTCGCGAACCGGAATCTGCCGATTTTGCACACGCACGATCGCTTCGGCCGGCGGCGCGACGAGGTGGAGTACCACCCATCGTGGCACGAGTTGATGAGCATCAGCGTGGGCCAAGGGCTTCACGCAAGCCCGTGGTCGGACCCCAAGGACGGTGCGCACGTGGCGCGGGCGGCGGGGTTGTTCATGCTGGTGCAGGTGGAGGCCGGCGTGATGTGCCCCACGACGACGACGTACGCGGCGGTGCCGGCGCTGCGGCGGCAGCCGGAGCTGGCTGCGGAGTGGGAGCCCATGATTCTGCCGCGGCGCTACGATCCGCGCTTTCGGCCGGCGAAGGAGAAGACCGGCGTGCTCGTGAGCATGGGCATGACGGAAAAGCAGGGCGGCACGGATCTGCGCACGAATGCGTCGCGTGCGGTTCCCATCGGCGGCGGAGGGCCCGGCGGCGAGTACCGCATCGTCGGGCACAAGTGGTTTTTCTCCATTCCGATGTGCGACGCGTTCCTGGTGACCGCGCAGGCACCGGGCGGTCTTTCGTGCTTCCTGATGCCGCGCTGGACGCCGGACGGCGCGGTGAATGGTCTGCGGCTGCAGCGGCTCAAGGACAAGCTGGGCAACCGGGCCAACGCATCGAGCGAGGTGGAGTTTCAGGACGCCTGGGCGCGCCTCGTGGGCGAGGAGGGGCGCGGGGTGGTGACCATCATGGAGATGGTGAACTACACGCGGCTCGATTGCGCGGTGGGAAGCGCGGCGCAGATCCGGCAGGCGGTCGCGCAAGCGATTCACTATGCCTCGCACCGGCAGGTGTTCCAGCGCGCGCTGGTGGAGCAGCCGCTCATGGCGCAGGTGCTGGCCGATCTGGCCATCGAGTCGGAGGTCGCGACGGCGCTGGTTCTACGCCTAGCGCGCGCATTCGATCGGCAAAACGACGAGCACGAGACGACACTGCGAAGGCTGATCACGCCCGCGATCAAGTATTGGACGACGAAGCGCTGCCCGGCCATCGTGACGGAGGCCCTCGAGTCGTTCGGGGGCGTGGGCTACATCGAAGAATGCATCATGCCGCGCCTTTATCGGGAGGCGCCGCTCAACTCGATCTGGGAGGGCTCGGGCAATGTGATGTGCCTCGACGTCCGCCGCGCCCTCGCCCGCTCCCCCGAAAGCGCGACGGCCCTTGTCACCGAGCTGCGTTTGGCCCGCGGTAGCGATGCGCGACTCGACCGGGCCATCGCCGAGCTCGAACCCAAGCTGCGCGACGCCGACATGGCCGAGGCGCAGGGTAGAACCTTGGTCGAGCAGATCGTGCTCGCGCTTGCAGGGTCGTTGCTCGTGCGCTTCGCGCCGCGGGCGGTGGCAGACGCGTTTTGCGGCTCACGGCTCGCCGGCAAGTGGACGGGCGCATTTGGCACATTGCCGGCGGGGGTCGACGTGCGAGCGATCGTGCAACGCGCCGCACCGTACCTCTGA
- a CDS encoding metalloregulator ArsR/SmtB family transcription factor — MDPLSLTFAALADPTRRAILARLAQGEATVNELAEPFDLRLPTISKHLKVLQRAGLVAQTRKAQWRPCRLEAAPLKEVATWVWNYREHWEESFDRLDAFLSDMNSANEEKPK, encoded by the coding sequence ATGGACCCGCTTAGCCTCACGTTTGCCGCACTGGCCGATCCTACGCGGCGCGCCATCTTGGCGCGGCTGGCACAGGGGGAGGCCACGGTGAACGAACTCGCGGAGCCATTCGACTTACGGCTCCCCACCATCTCGAAGCACCTCAAGGTTCTGCAGCGCGCGGGACTCGTCGCGCAGACGCGCAAGGCGCAATGGCGCCCGTGTCGCTTGGAGGCTGCGCCGCTCAAAGAGGTGGCCACGTGGGTATGGAACTACCGCGAGCACTGGGAAGAGAGCTTCGATCGGCTCGACGCATTTTTGAGTGACATGAATTCCGCGAACGAGGAGAAACCAAAATGA
- a CDS encoding 4Fe-4S dicluster domain-containing protein: MSELAFFIDYSRCIGCRACVQACEECDTHRGQSMIHLETIERRDTVQTAPQMCMHCEDPVCARVCPADAIKQTPEGVTQSSLKPRCIGCANCVMACPFGVPKYEAHIDQMMKCDYCFDRTSVGKKPMCATVCPSQALTFTTREEIERTRRGRPINEWRFGDEVVRTKVFVLVPPATTRVDVGLGALRAGKNGPHIRPVAKDDVAALLEDLP, encoded by the coding sequence ATGAGCGAGTTGGCCTTTTTCATCGACTATTCCCGGTGCATCGGGTGCCGTGCCTGCGTTCAAGCGTGCGAAGAGTGCGACACGCACCGCGGCCAGTCGATGATCCATCTGGAAACCATCGAGCGGCGCGATACCGTGCAGACGGCACCGCAAATGTGCATGCACTGCGAAGATCCCGTGTGTGCACGCGTATGCCCGGCCGACGCCATCAAACAGACCCCCGAGGGGGTGACGCAATCGTCGCTCAAGCCGCGCTGCATCGGTTGCGCGAATTGCGTGATGGCCTGCCCCTTCGGCGTACCCAAATACGAAGCACACATCGACCAAATGATGAAGTGCGACTATTGCTTCGATCGCACCAGCGTCGGCAAAAAGCCCATGTGTGCGACCGTCTGCCCGTCGCAAGCGCTGACCTTCACCACGCGCGAAGAAATCGAACGAACGCGGCGCGGGCGGCCCATCAACGAGTGGCGGTTCGGGGACGAGGTGGTGCGCACCAAAGTCTTCGTTCTCGTCCCGCCCGCCACCACCCGGGTCGACGTCGGCCTCGGTGCGCTTCGTGCGGGAAAGAATGGCCCGCACATCCGCCCCGTCGCCAAGGACGACGTCGCCGCTCTTTTGGAGGATTTGCCATGA
- a CDS encoding CPBP family intramembrane metalloprotease, producing MDGKARIRGNIATYLGLTVVFCLMPYYWCIHTGTLAGGYSPAGFSLMLMWGPALAAFTTCRIRKIPLDELGWNWRPTKYQWLAYGVPILYSAGAYIVIWSTGRGGFYKEEFVAKVAKGFGWSLPDGVVIVLFTLLAGTFGMARSMSSALGEEIGWRGFLTPQLAKLHSYTATSLWMGLVWSLYHYPILLFSNYNLGGSKWFAMACFTVMVFAMCFVLTWLRIKSGSLWTGAVLHASHNLFIQSIFTPLTVDTGSTNYYIDEFGVGVPLATVIVAIYFWRRRHELPEGKIPAPTAVV from the coding sequence ATGGATGGCAAAGCACGGATCAGGGGAAACATCGCCACCTACCTTGGCCTCACCGTCGTCTTTTGCCTGATGCCCTATTATTGGTGCATCCACACGGGGACTCTGGCGGGCGGCTACAGTCCTGCCGGCTTTAGCCTCATGCTGATGTGGGGTCCCGCCTTGGCGGCATTCACCACATGCCGCATCCGAAAGATCCCGCTCGACGAGCTTGGGTGGAATTGGCGGCCCACGAAGTACCAATGGCTCGCGTACGGCGTGCCCATTCTCTACAGCGCCGGGGCCTACATCGTCATTTGGTCGACCGGGCGTGGAGGCTTCTACAAAGAGGAATTCGTCGCGAAGGTGGCCAAAGGATTCGGCTGGTCTTTGCCCGACGGCGTCGTCATCGTGCTGTTTACGCTGTTGGCCGGTACGTTTGGCATGGCCCGGTCCATGTCATCGGCCTTGGGCGAAGAGATTGGCTGGCGCGGATTTCTTACGCCCCAATTGGCGAAACTCCACTCGTACACCGCAACGTCGTTGTGGATGGGGCTCGTCTGGTCGCTTTATCATTATCCGATCTTGCTTTTTTCGAATTACAACCTGGGTGGCTCCAAGTGGTTTGCCATGGCGTGTTTCACCGTGATGGTGTTCGCCATGTGCTTCGTCCTCACCTGGCTGCGCATCAAGTCGGGTAGCTTGTGGACCGGAGCGGTCTTGCATGCGAGCCACAATCTGTTCATTCAAAGCATCTTCACCCCGTTGACCGTCGATACGGGGAGTACCAACTATTACATCGACGAATTCGGTGTCGGCGTGCCCCTCGCCACCGTCATCGTGGCCATCTATTTTTGGCGAAGACGCCACGAGCTCCCCGAGGGGAAGATCCCGGCGCCGACGGCGGTGGTCTGA
- a CDS encoding SRPBCC family protein, with amino-acid sequence MSKTIFIAEPGKQEISMARTFDAPRARVFAAYINPEAVPRWWGPRSLTTVVDKLEAKKGGIWRFVQRDGAGHEFAFNGVYHEALSPERLVYTFEFEGMPGHVLLETVLFEEIEGKTRITSKSIFQSLEARDGMMQSGAEAGAVETWDRLAELLS; translated from the coding sequence ATGAGCAAGACGATCTTCATCGCCGAACCGGGCAAGCAAGAGATCTCCATGGCGCGCACGTTCGACGCCCCACGCGCCCGCGTGTTTGCGGCGTACATCAATCCGGAAGCGGTTCCGCGGTGGTGGGGGCCGCGGAGCCTCACCACGGTGGTCGACAAGCTGGAGGCCAAGAAAGGTGGCATCTGGCGGTTCGTTCAGCGCGATGGTGCCGGGCACGAATTCGCCTTCAACGGCGTGTACCACGAGGCCCTCTCACCCGAGCGGCTCGTCTACACCTTCGAGTTCGAGGGCATGCCCGGCCACGTGCTCCTCGAAACGGTGCTCTTCGAGGAGATCGAGGGCAAAACGCGCATCACGTCCAAATCGATTTTCCAGTCGCTCGAAGCGCGCGACGGAATGATGCAAAGCGGCGCCGAAGCCGGCGCGGTGGAGACCTGGGACCGGCTCGCCGAGCTTCTCAGCTAG
- a CDS encoding Rieske 2Fe-2S domain-containing protein, translated as MSEDAKRHLPLWRRDFPIRWDEDHYVTRRQLAKFLTLGSAILVGANLAMVAAGRTRTSMAYPPQRLCAADALGPGESLLFRYPTAQDPCILVRTKTGALVAFSQVCTHLSCAVVYRPADDRLFCPCHEGVFACHEGTAGAEPLEGPPERPLPRITLDVRQGDVFATGVVS; from the coding sequence ATGAGCGAGGATGCAAAACGGCATTTGCCCCTCTGGCGTCGTGATTTCCCCATTCGTTGGGATGAGGACCATTACGTCACCCGCCGCCAGCTGGCGAAGTTTCTCACGTTGGGCTCTGCCATTCTCGTGGGTGCGAACCTCGCCATGGTCGCCGCCGGGCGCACGAGAACGTCCATGGCGTATCCTCCGCAACGCCTTTGCGCGGCGGACGCGCTCGGGCCGGGGGAATCGCTTTTGTTCCGCTACCCCACGGCCCAAGATCCGTGCATCCTCGTGCGCACGAAGACGGGCGCCCTGGTCGCGTTCTCCCAGGTTTGCACGCATTTGTCGTGCGCCGTGGTGTATCGCCCAGCGGACGATCGTCTGTTCTGCCCTTGCCACGAGGGCGTTTTCGCCTGCCACGAAGGAACGGCCGGCGCAGAGCCGCTGGAGGGACCGCCCGAACGTCCCCTCCCGCGCATCACCTTGGACGTGCGTCAGGGCGACGTTTTTGCGACAGGAGTGGTCTCATGA